A stretch of the Marmota flaviventris isolate mMarFla1 chromosome 12, mMarFla1.hap1, whole genome shotgun sequence genome encodes the following:
- the Rabgap1l gene encoding rab GTPase-activating protein 1-like isoform X3 — protein sequence MIENGSWSMTFEERENRRLQEASMRLEQENDDLAHELVTSKIALRNDLDQAEDKADVLNKELLLTKQKLVETEEEKRKQEEETAQLKEVFRKQLEKAEYEIKKTTAIIAEYKQICSQLSTRLEKQQAASKEELEAVKGKMMACKHCSDIFSKEGTLKPAAISREDQGIEADDEKDSLKKQLREMELELAQTKLQLVEAKCKIQELEHQRGALMNEIQAAKNSWFSKTLNSIKTATSTQPLQPPQATQPPKEST from the exons AGGGAGAACCGAAGATTACAGGAGGCCAGCATGAGGTTGGAGCAGGAGAATGATGACCTCGCCCATGAACTGGTAACCAGCAAAATCGCTCTGCGGAATGACTTAGATCAG GCAGAGGACAAGGCAGATGTGTTGAATAAGGAGCTCCTCTTGACCAAGCAGAAGCTGGTGGAGActgaggaggagaagaggaagcaggaggaagagaCTGCCCAG cTAAAAGAAGTATTCAGGAAACAACTAGAGAAGGCAGAGTATGAGATAAAGAAGACCACAGCCATCATTGCTGAGTATAAACAG ATCTGTTCCCAGTTAAGTACCCGGCTGGAGAAACAGCAAGCAGCCAGCAAGGAGGAGCTGGAAGCTGTGAAG GGTAAAATGATGGCATGCAAACACTGCAGTGACATTTTCAGCAAGGAGGGCACTTTGAAACCAGCAGCCATCAGCAGGGAGGATCAAGGAATTGAAGCAGATGACGAGAAGGACTCGCTCAAGAAGCAGCTGAGGGAGATGGAGCTGGAACTGGCACAAACCAAACTGCAGCTGGTAGAGGCTAAGTGCAAAATCCAG gAACTTGAACATCAGAGAGGGGCCCTTATGAATGAAATCCAAGCTGCAAAAAACTCTTGGTTTAGCAAAACCCTGAACTCTATCAAAACGGCCACGAGCACCCAGCCACTGCAGCCGCCTCAGGCCACCCAGCCGCCTAAGGAGAGCACATAG